A genomic segment from Biomphalaria glabrata chromosome 16, xgBioGlab47.1, whole genome shotgun sequence encodes:
- the LOC106062479 gene encoding uncharacterized protein LOC106062479, with protein sequence MSKRYRKIEIFDKSSSKDLASVKHNYRKVYIAKETEVEDLSEQVILSPATSDILATLEDESKASELKRKKESLKKSSITFPNLVESLALVKRWQKPSKTKTGTQKKGEKKSSKEGLDGDAFITDTDSKGEIILRLTYGGSNRGPDTLANLVRKAVRNGALGVLLSRTCFRYTRRFDGVAKKLLEAQKNGDNLPLTNCCH encoded by the exons atgtcTAAGAGATACAGAAAAATAGAGATATTTGATAAATCATCATCAAAAGATTTGGCTTCAGTCAAGCACAACTATCGCAAGGTGTATATTGCCAAAGAGACTGAAGTCGAGGATTTGTCTGAGCAAGTGATTCTGTCTCCAGCCACGAGCGACATCCTTGCTACCTTGGAGGATGAGAGTAAAGCGTCAG AGTTGAAACGGAAAAAAGAAAGTCTAAAGAAATCTTCAATTACTTTTCCAAACCTGGTGGAATCTTTAG CGCTAGTCAAAAGATGGCAGAAACCGTCAAAAACCAAGACAG GCACTCAGAAGAAAGGGGAGAAAAAAAGCTCCAAGGAAG GTCTGGACGGAGACGCCTTCATTACAGACACTGATAGCAAGGGAGAGATTATATTGCGTCTAACTTACGGAG GTTCAAATCGAGGCCCAGACACACTAG ctAATTTAGTCAGAAAGGCGGTAAGGAATGGCGCCCTAGGGGTCCTACTTTCGAGAACTTGCTTTCGATACACCCGAAGATTTGATGGAGTGGCAAAGAAATTATTGGAAGCCCAGAAAAATGGAGACAATCTACCATTGACGAACTGTTGTCATTG a